From a region of the Deltaproteobacteria bacterium genome:
- a CDS encoding amidohydrolase: MIPAGIISADGHVCEAANCYVDYIDPKYRDVAPRIVPQDDGTEAFVVHGMKRPVALGFIDGAGFTIKDRNDRAKRIKFADVREAAYRGKARVPFMDQDGIAAEIIYASIGMGLCMHRDAEYKDACMKAYNRWLQEMCSEAPNRIFGLAQTAVLSVDSAIEDFRRAKEMGMVGMMMPGRPIHEDYDHRDYDALWQCATDLGLPICFHILTSRDGALNMPHRGHEMNNFLGIIRAVQDVVGLMVLGGVFERHPKLKLVCAEGDAGWMPHYMYRMDHAAKFNFENGVLKGLSKVPSEYIKSNVWMTFQDDLTAFNSLHQMPQTQLLWASDFPHTDSTWPRSQQLLKEHTTHLTEAQRQAIMRDNTAKVFQLPAGNESWRMYPAAA, translated from the coding sequence ATGATCCCTGCCGGTATCATCTCCGCTGACGGTCACGTCTGCGAAGCAGCGAATTGTTATGTGGACTACATTGACCCCAAGTACCGCGATGTTGCGCCTCGGATCGTGCCCCAAGATGATGGCACTGAAGCGTTCGTCGTGCACGGCATGAAACGCCCCGTCGCCCTGGGCTTTATCGATGGCGCCGGGTTCACGATTAAGGACCGGAACGATCGGGCAAAACGCATCAAGTTTGCCGACGTCCGTGAAGCTGCGTACAGGGGCAAGGCGCGCGTTCCCTTTATGGACCAGGACGGTATCGCCGCGGAAATCATCTATGCCTCTATTGGGATGGGACTCTGCATGCATCGCGACGCTGAGTACAAGGATGCGTGCATGAAGGCCTATAACCGTTGGTTACAAGAGATGTGCAGTGAAGCCCCGAACCGCATATTCGGTTTAGCCCAGACCGCCGTGCTAAGTGTCGACAGCGCCATCGAAGACTTTCGTCGCGCCAAAGAGATGGGCATGGTCGGGATGATGATGCCGGGCAGGCCGATTCATGAAGACTACGATCATCGTGATTATGATGCACTGTGGCAGTGCGCGACCGATCTCGGACTGCCAATCTGCTTTCATATCCTCACATCGCGTGACGGCGCCCTCAATATGCCACATCGTGGACATGAGATGAACAATTTCCTCGGCATCATTCGCGCCGTGCAAGATGTCGTCGGTCTCATGGTGCTCGGTGGCGTGTTCGAGCGTCATCCCAAGTTGAAACTCGTTTGCGCAGAAGGTGACGCTGGTTGGATGCCACATTACATGTATCGTATGGACCACGCAGCCAAATTCAATTTTGAGAATGGCGTCCTTAAAGGACTCTCGAAGGTCCCGAGTGAATACATCAAGAGCAACGTGTGGATGACCTTCCAAGATGACCTCACCGCTTTCAACTCGTTGCATCAGATGCCACAGACCCAGCTACTCTGGGCAAGTGATTTTCCCCACACGGACTCCACGTGGCCGCGCTCGCAGCAGTTGTTAAAGGAGCATACGACACATCTCACTGAGGCGCAGCGCCAGGCCATCATGCGAGACAATACGGCCAAAGTGTTTCAGTTACCTGCCGGGAACGAGTCGTGGCGGATGTATCCGGCAGCGGCGTAG
- a CDS encoding CoA transferase: MSSLRLMLQKEGNDMMQKPLSGLVVLDLTRYLAGPYCTLLLAGLGADVIKIEPPGKGDLHRRFPPFLGPKGASGQPQTDEDMGVFMLHRARNKKSITLDLYQPEGRALFKELCRKADIVVENYSPGVMDEMEAGYDVLRQLNPGLILCSISGFGQTGPLRDWRAYDPVIQSMSGLASVTGYPDKPPTRCGAAISDTVAPLFAIIGILAALRRREHGGTGEWIDIAMMDTSFFLQPDVLELLNGGIQPERRGNTHVAGTPLNTYPTRDGFVTIAVTTDKNWECLLMALDREDLKSDNRFTTPLARRQNIAFIDTMVAAWVQERTTKDAVEFLQKNEVPAGAVQTMPELLNHPQVQARQMLVDLAHPTAGALNGAKGFGMPIRFTQQPLQFDQPAPLLGAHNDEVYGQRLGLSASRLAELRRKGVI, translated from the coding sequence ATGTCATCGCTAAGATTGATGCTGCAAAAGGAGGGGAACGACATGATGCAGAAACCGCTGTCTGGCCTCGTGGTCCTGGATTTGACCCGTTATTTGGCTGGCCCATACTGCACGCTGCTGCTGGCTGGCCTTGGTGCAGATGTGATTAAGATCGAACCGCCGGGGAAAGGCGATTTGCATCGACGATTCCCGCCGTTTCTCGGGCCTAAGGGCGCCTCCGGTCAACCACAGACAGATGAAGACATGGGCGTCTTTATGTTGCACCGGGCACGCAACAAGAAAAGTATCACGCTCGATCTGTATCAACCTGAAGGGCGTGCATTGTTCAAGGAGCTGTGCCGTAAGGCTGATATCGTTGTGGAAAATTATTCACCAGGTGTGATGGATGAAATGGAGGCTGGCTACGACGTGTTGCGGCAATTGAATCCTGGCCTCATTCTGTGTTCCATCTCCGGCTTTGGTCAGACCGGGCCACTGCGAGATTGGCGCGCCTATGACCCAGTGATTCAGTCGATGAGCGGTCTTGCCAGTGTGACGGGCTACCCGGATAAGCCGCCAACGCGCTGCGGTGCGGCTATCAGCGATACCGTGGCTCCATTGTTTGCCATCATCGGGATACTCGCGGCACTGCGTCGCCGCGAGCACGGCGGCACTGGTGAGTGGATCGACATTGCCATGATGGACACGTCCTTCTTTCTGCAACCGGACGTGTTGGAGTTGCTCAACGGTGGTATTCAGCCTGAACGTCGGGGGAATACCCACGTCGCTGGTACACCACTCAACACCTATCCTACCCGTGATGGTTTCGTCACCATCGCCGTGACGACCGACAAGAACTGGGAGTGTCTGTTGATGGCGCTCGACCGTGAGGACCTGAAGAGCGATAACCGCTTCACGACGCCGTTAGCTCGGCGACAGAACATTGCGTTCATCGACACGATGGTGGCTGCGTGGGTGCAAGAGCGAACGACCAAGGACGCAGTTGAATTTTTGCAGAAGAACGAAGTGCCTGCTGGGGCGGTGCAAACCATGCCCGAGCTACTGAATCATCCGCAGGTGCAAGCGCGACAGATGCTTGTTGATTTGGCGCACCCGACCGCTGGAGCGCTAAACGGTGCCAAAGGGTTTGGTATGCCGATACGTTTCACCCAACAGCCGCTGCAGTTTGATCAGCCAGCGCCGCTGCTCGGCGCGCACAATGACGAGGTCTATGGTCAGCGTCTTGGACTCAGTGCGTCACGTCTGGCTGAATTGCGGCGAAAGGGAGTTATCTAA
- a CDS encoding PEP-CTERM sorting domain-containing protein — MIFLQDSAGIHFVMHVVQPVTYQTEGEKYMGRGAAMKELIVLAFLVTWLAVDVRAGLALNIALVPQSQLSSPDSPVNVTVFLTDFRPQTIGAFSFDVAFDPTVVSLTDVLFFSQLGDIAAGDAISFHDSTVGGGLATVSVGEVSLLDASALAALHRTSQLRLATLLFTTSGRDAARTALDLHNAVLSDEKGNPLTPTLVGDAEIVIPEPSTLVFFSTGLLGLVLLRRKSHTGQPKSETIRAMTSGV, encoded by the coding sequence ATGATCTTTCTACAAGATAGTGCTGGCATACATTTTGTTATGCATGTGGTTCAGCCTGTGACGTATCAAACAGAGGGTGAGAAGTACATGGGAAGGGGTGCGGCTATGAAGGAACTTATCGTTCTCGCTTTTTTGGTTACTTGGCTTGCCGTCGATGTGCGTGCCGGGCTGGCTCTCAACATCGCGTTAGTACCACAGAGTCAGCTCTCCAGTCCGGATAGTCCAGTCAATGTTACAGTGTTCTTGACCGATTTTCGACCACAGACCATCGGGGCGTTTTCTTTCGACGTTGCTTTCGACCCGACGGTGGTTTCGTTGACGGATGTCCTATTCTTCTCGCAGCTTGGTGATATCGCCGCTGGAGACGCCATATCATTTCACGACAGCACTGTGGGCGGTGGTCTCGCGACCGTCAGCGTCGGGGAAGTGTCGCTGCTTGATGCGAGCGCTCTTGCCGCCTTACACCGGACCAGTCAACTGCGGCTGGCCACGCTCCTTTTTACCACTTCGGGGCGAGACGCCGCGCGAACCGCATTGGACCTCCACAACGCCGTGCTGTCCGACGAGAAGGGCAATCCTCTTACACCGACACTGGTTGGAGATGCAGAAATTGTGATTCCTGAACCCTCCACCCTGGTCTTCTTCAGCACTGGTCTCCTCGGACTGGTTCTCTTACGACGGAAAAGCCACACCGGCCAACCAAAGAGTGAAACCATCAGAGCGATGACGTCAGGGGTGTAG